In Armatimonadota bacterium, the genomic stretch GCGATCTCCGCCAGCGCCGGCTCGGGCAGCGCCACCCGGTGGCGGGTCATCTCCCCCGCCGGTCCCAGCGGCGCCTCGGGCGGGCGATTGAGCAGGGCGTTGAGCCGCGCCTGCGCCGCGATGCGCTGTTGCCGGAGCATCAGCAGTTGATCGAGAATCCGCGACTGCGCGACCTGCGCCCGCAGCACGTCCTGCTGGATGCCCGCCCCCACCGCGTACTTGGTCTCGGCGAGCTTGACGAAATCGGTGAGCAGGTCCTTGTTGGTCAGCGTCAGCTCGATGCTCTGGTCCAGGAAGTAGAGGTCGTAGTAGGTCTGCTTCACCGCCGCGACCACCTCGTACGCCTGCTCGGTGTAGTCGGTGACGGTGCGGTCGGCGCCGAGCGCCGCCGCCTCGCTCATCAGCCGCAGCTTGCCCGGCCACGGGAGGCGCTGGCGCGCCTCGATGCTGTAAGCGGCGCCCGGATCAGTCACATCATCGAACATGACGCCGACCATGGGGTCGGGCAGCGAGCGCGCCTGGGGCACCTTGGCGCGGTCGGCGGTGATACGGCTGCGCAGCGCCGCCAGCTCCGGGTTGTCCTCCAGTGCGATCTCGATCAGGCGGTCGAGCTGGAGCGGAGCCGGCTGGGGTGCGCGCTCGGCCCGCGCCGCGGCGGTCGCCGCCGCCAGCATCGCCGTCATCGCCATCGCCATCAGCGCCCGCAGCGCTCTGCGACCGACTGCGCGCGCCATGTCAGTAACCTCCTTCGATCAGGCGCGCCAGGATCGCCGCCAGCTCGTAGCGCGTCACCGGCTGGTTGCCGCGGAAGGTGCCATCCGCGTAGCCCTGCATCAGGCCCAGGGCCTTGACTCTCGCCACGAACTCCGCGGCCCAGTGGTCGGAGGGGATATCTGTGAACGAGGCGGCGATCTCCGTTTCGCCGCCAGGCGCCGCGCCGGGCGCCGGCGGGGCGGGGGTCGCCGCCAACAGCGCCGGCAGGCTCGCCAGCGGGGTCAACGCGGCCTGCGCCGGGACCTGCGAGCGGTGGGCGTCGCGGTAGGCGCGCGCCTCGTCGGCGTCGGCGAAGGCCAGCGTCTGCTCGCAAGGCTGGGGCGGCGCGAGCCGCAGCGCTACCGCCGCTTCAGGCTGGGCGCGCCAGGCGCCGCTGATGCGGGTGAGGGTGATGCGCTGTCCCGAGGCGGCGGAGGTAGTGACCGCCCGCGACCAGGGGAAGCGCGTCTGCATCTCGCGCACCGCGCACGACAGGTCATGATAGCGGTGCTCGCGGTTGGTCTCCCAGTCGGTGACCACCACCGCGTGCTCGCCGACGGCGGCGCCGCAGACCGGGCACCCCGGCGGCGATGCCGCGAGCGCGGGCAGCGCCAGCGCGGCGATCAGTATGGCGCCGATCAACAGGCGGGGCAGTGAATAAGTCGTATCAGGTTTCATGCGTTGCTCTCCGTGAATCAGTCTCAGCCACAGACGGATCGGCCCTGGCGACCTCGGTCAGTGAGATGCAGGGCGGGAAGAGCAATCGCTGCGCCGACTTAGCGCGTGACGGGCAGAGAGGCCGAAGAAGCCGACGGCAGGCGAACCGCCGGCGGCCGCGCAGCGATTGCTACGCGGCGGGAGGAGAACGCAGGCCCGTGGCTGTCACGGATGGCAGCCACGGGCCGGGTGGAGGAGCCTCCGTGCGCTTGAGCGCACGCGGAGACGGGGAGGGATCGAACTGCACCGGCATCGCCGCTTCCGCATGAGCGGATGCGCGGTCACCGTTGGCGACTTGGGTTACAGGCAGGAGGGCAGGGTGCGCTTGCGCCGCCGCATCGGCGCACAGGCGCTCCGAGCGCGCCACCCCGCGATCGTCAGCGCCGTCGCCGCCGCCGCAGCAGCAACCGGCGCATCCACATTCGGGCATGCCGCCCGCACTGACCACCGCAGCCGCATCGGCGCCGCCCACCGACTGCCCCGGGCACGCCGCCAGCGCGAACAGGCTGGTCAGCAGCCACAGCGCCGCCAGGCTCGCCGCCAGCATTTTTCGCCGTAGGGTCATCGCCGTAGATTATACCACATGTCACTTACTGGCGAAACCCCCGGTTCGCGCCGATGGAGGAGATGGACCCCCGGGGTCGGCTCCGGCGCCGGCTACTCGAGGATGTCCCCGGCGGCGTCGGTGACCTGCACACCCTGCTGCTGGAGGTAGCGGATGCCCTGCTCGATGTCTTGCTCCGCGCCCTCCAGCTCCAGCACCAGCTCGCCTACGCTCTCGGTCACCCGCGCGCGGCGGATGTTGGGCACGAGGTTGAACTGCTTGGCCATGCGGAAAGTCACCGGCTCCTGGATCAGCTCCTGGGGGAAGATCAACTTGATCGCCTTGGTTGCCATTGCCTTTGCCTCGTTGGTGCGCCCCTACCCTGATCGCGTGCGGCAGAACTCCTCGTAGTCAATCAGCTCGGTGATGGTCGGGCGCTCTCCGCACAGGGCACAGTCGGGGTCGCGCCGCAGCGGCAGCTTGCGGAAGCTGACCCGCAGCAGGTCACATACCAGCAGACGCCCCACCAACAGCGAGCCCGCGCCCAGAATCCACTTGATGGTTTCCGCGGCCTGCAGCGCCCCGATCACGCCCGCCACCGCCCCCAGCACCCCCGCCTCCTGGCAGCTTGGCACCAGCCCCGCCGGCGGCGGCTCCGGGTACAGGCAGCGATAGCACGGCCCCCCGCCCGGGGCGATGGTCGTCACCTGCCCCTCGAAGCGCAGGATGGAGCCGTGGGACAGGCCCTTGCCCGCGAGCACACAGGCGTCGTTGACCAGGTAGCGGGTAGCGAAGTTGTCGCTGCCGTCGAGGACGAAGTCATAGTCCGCCAGCACCTGCATGACGTTGTGCGAGGTCAGGCGGTGGCGGTGCTCGATGACCCGGACGTCGGGGTTGAGCTCGCGCAGGCGCGCTGCCGCGGATGCGGTCTTGGGGCGCCCGACGTCGCAGGAGCCGTGCAGGATCTGGCGCTGGAGGTTGCTGAGGTCCACCGCGTCGCTGTCCACGATGCCGAGCGTGCCGACCCCCGCCGCCGCCAGGTAGAGGGCGGACGGCGAGCCCAACCCGCCGGCCCCCACCACCAGCACCTTCGCCTCCAGCAGGCGCCGCTGACCGCGGCCGCCGATCTCGGGCAGCAGGAGGTGGCGGCTGTAGCGCTCCACCTGCTCGTCGCTCAGCGCCATGTCGTGTCCACCGCGCGCCCGCCGGCGATGGCGGGGATGATGGAGATTTCGTCAGTCTCGCCCACCGCCGTATCCTCGCCTTGCAAGAAGCGGACGTCCTCGTCGTTGACATAGAGATTGACGAAGCGCCGCAGGTTGCCCGCTTCATCGTAGAGGCGCCCCCTGATGCCGGGGAATTGCGCCTCCAGGTCCGCTAGCACCTCGCGCAGGATCGAACCGCGGCCCCGCACCTCCGGCTCGCCGTTGGTCAACGACTGCAACGGGGTCGGGATTCTCACTTTGACTGCCATTGTCCTGTCTTACCTCCTGGCTTCCCTTGCGCCTACGCCCGCACCCGGATCGGATGCTCGGTGAACACCTTGCGCTCGTCGTCGAACACCCACGCGGTGAGCTCCGTGTCTTCCCCGGCGGCCACGGCCATGATCACGTAGATGTACTCCGGCCACGCCTGGGCGGCATCGGCTGCCGACGGCCGCGGCGGATGGTCGGGGTGGGAATGGTAGAAGCCGACGACCGCTTGGCCCTGCTCCGCCGCCGCGTGGTCGAGCCACAGGATCGCACGCGGGTCTATCTCGTAGCGGTCGCGCTCCGCGTCCGCGCACCGGTTATCGGCCGCATGCACCGAGGACACCCAGACCGCGCCCTCGCGGCGGGTGCCGAGGAGAACGCCGCAGCACTCCCCCGGGTAGGCGTCGCGCGCATGTTGCGCCATCTGCTCCCGATGCGGCGCGCGCAAGATCAGGGTCGCGCGGCACGCCGCGGTTTCCCGCCGGCGGCGCTCGCCGATGCCGCGATCCTCATGCTGGTTGTCGGCCCCGCTCATGACGCCGCCCCCGCCAGCAGCGCCCCCGCTTGCTGCTCGAACGAAGCGAGCGACAGGGCGATGATCTGCGGCTTGCACACCGGGCGGATCATGTCGGTGCCCTCCTGGAGCGCCGTCACCACCGGCGAGCATCCGCTGGCGCCGGCGGTGTCAGATCTGGTAGCACGGCGCGGTTTCCCGCTGCGCCGCGAGCTGTTCTTGGCGCAGGTCGGCGAGGGTGGCGCCGTAGAGCACGTCGCTTATGGCCTGGCTCGCCCGCGACCACAGGCGCTGGGCAGCACAGGTCTGGCTGCGATCGCACGCCTGCGCTGAGCGCACGCAGTCCAGGAGATCCAGCGGCCCCTCTACCGCCTCGATGATCTCCCCGGCCGCTATCTCCGCCGCCGGCTTCGCCAGTGCGTAGCCGCCGTGGGGGCCGCGTTCGGCCTGAAGCAAGCCCGCGCGACGCAGCGGGATCGCGAGCTGCTCCAGGTACTTGGGTGAAATCCGCTGCGCGTGCGCGACATCCCGCAAGAGCATGGGCCCCGCATCCTCGTGCAGGGCCAGTTCGACCATTGCGCGTAAGGCGTAACGGGCGCGTGTTGAGGGCCTGATCATGGTTGCCTACCAGACAAATAGGATAACTCGCTTACTATTATTCCTCAACTCCGGGCCTGTGTCAATAGCGACAGGATGGTTCTCCGGATGTTCTGTCTCCGCCGTTCGGATCCTGGCGGACGCGGGTGTGTTCGCGACGGGCGGATGGCGGCATTGAGTGTGCGGGCCTAAAGAAACATATCACAAACTCCACAGTGACGGAAGGAGTCGGCCCGAAGGGGAAGAATTGATAGCTTAGTGCCAAATCTCACAAGAGAGGGCAGGTCGCGAGGGGGCGGCCTGGTGATGGGGTGGCGTCTGGTATGAGAGCGTTGAGCATACCTCAAGATGTGTGGCGGCGCGCTCCCTACGGGGTGTGCGGGCTGGTAAGCTGCTCCTCCTGCGAGCACTTTGTCAAAGGACGCTGCCCCGCGTGCGTCCGCGGCAACGCCGCGACGGCGCGCCGGGAATGCGCTCCCTGCGCGATCTACGAGTGTGTGAAGGGCGGCGGGGCCGAGTCGTGCCGCGAGTGCCGCTCGGACCACTGCCTGGTTCTGGAATCAAGAGCGGACGGTGACCTCGAGTGCGGTCTCGCCGAGCGATTGGGGCTGGCCCATAGCGGCAGTTCGCTGCTGGGGGCACTGCGGGACCTGAGGTCGGCGCGCGAGACCGGCGCCTGCGCCGACCTGGCGCCGCGCTTGGTACGTCGCCTGCCCGCGTACCTGATGGCGCTGCAGGAACTGGCGCGCGAGGGCGTGGAGACGGTGGTGTCGGCGGAGCTGGCGCTGCGCGTCGGCACCTCGGCGGCGCTGGTGCGCAAGGACCTGTCGAGCGTTGGCACCTGGGGACGGCGCAGCGCCGGTTACCGGGTTGGCGTTCTCAGCGAAAACCTGCGGCGGGCGGCGGGGCTGGACGAGCTGCGCCAGGCGGCGTGGCTGGGATGTAAGCGCCTGGCCAAGTACCCGCGCTTGATTGAGGAGTTCCGCGCCGTGGGATGCGCGATTGCGGCGGCATTTTGCGAGGAGGGCAGGCATGTGGGGCGCCACGTCAACGGGCTCATCATCAAGCCGGCCAAGGATCTCCCGCTGCTCGCCAAGGAGTTGGATCTGAGCGTGGCCATAGTGGCGGTGGACGACGACCGCGCGCAGGCGGCTGCGGAGTTGGCGGCGGGGGCGGGCGTGCGCTCCATCCTCAACCTGACCAACAAGATCCTGTTGCAGCCGCGCGGAGCCAGCGTCGAGAATGTGAGCCCACTGCAGGGGCTGGTGTCCCTGTTGCTGCGCGCGCCCGGCGCCGAGGGCAAGGCCGAGGGCGCCAGCGTTCGGAGGGAACGATCATCGTGATTCACGTCGTTGGCATCAGCCACCGGCGCACGCCGGTGCAGCGGCGGGAGAAGGTAGCGGTGGCCGCGCAGGCGCTGCCGCAGATGCTGGAGCGCGCGCGGCGGTGCCTGGGAGCCAGCGAGTGCGTCATCCTCTCCACCTGCAACCGCACCGAGATCTATTTCGTGAGCCGGCGCACGGATGATCCCCGCGCGGCCGCGCTCGAGTTGCTGGTGGCGGATGCGCGCGTGCGCGCCGCCATCCCCGCGCATGAAGTGTACGCCCGGTGCGGGCTCGAGGCGGCGACCCACTTGTGCGAAGTGACGGCGGGTTTGGATTCGCTCATTCTGGGCGAACACGAGATCCTGGCGCAGGTCAAGGGCGCCTTCCAGGCCGCGCGCGACGCCGGCTGCGCGGGACGCCTGCTCAGACGTTTGTGGGATCACGCGCTGCGCGCCGGCAAGCGCGCCCGCGCCGAGACCCGCATCGCCTCCGGCATCTTCTCCGTCGGCCACTGCGCGGCGCGCGCGGCGGCCGAGTTGTTCGGCGACCCCTCGACTGACTCGGGGCAGGCTCTGCGGGGCCGCTCCTTGTTGGTGATCGGCGCCGGGCGCATCGCCGAGGCGACCGCCAAGCACCTCGCCCACCAGGGCGCCGCCCCCATCACCGTCGCCAATCGCACCCTGGAGCATGCGCAGGCGGTGGCGGAGCGCTTGGACGGCCGCGCCGACACCATCGGCAATCTGCCTGCCCTGCTGGGCGCCGCCGACCTCGTCATCACCTGCACCGCGGCGCCCCATTTCATCCTCGACGCCGAGCAGGTGCGGCGGGCGATGGCGGGGCGGGCCGCGCGCCCCATGGTCGTCATTGATGTCAGCGTCCCCCGCGACGTCGAGCCGCGCGCCGGTGCGGTGGCGGGGGTGCGCCTGTTCAATCTCGATGACCTCGAACCGGTGGTGGCGGAGAACGCCAAGGCGCGAGAGGGTGAGGTCAGCGCCGTGCGCGGCATCATCGCCGAGGAAGTCCAGGCCTTCGAGGACTGGCGGCAGCGGGACGATATCGTGCCCCTCATCCGCAGCCTGCATCGCCGCGGCGACGCGGTGCGCCGGGAGTGCCTGGAGCAGATTCAGGCCCGGATGAGCCACCTCGCCCCCGAGGACCTGGAGGCGGTCGAGCGCTTGACCGGCCTGCTGGTCAAGCGACTGCTGCACGCGCCGACCGCCGCCTTGCGCGCGCACCCGAATGGCAGCCGTTTCACCATGTCGGCGGCGGTGAAGGAGCTTTTCGCCCTCTCCGCCGATGCGGCCGCCCAACCTGAGATCACAACCGACGCTGGCCGGAGCGTCACCAGCACATTAGATCACTCCAACACGGGAGGATGCGATCATGTTCACCTGGACTCATAGCTGTACTGCCCGGCTGTCGGCCGGCGTGCGGCGGCGCCTACACGCCTTGCACGCGCGGCCATGGCACCACCTGACCAGCCTGGGCGTGCTGGCGGTCGTCGCGCTCGCCTGGCGGGCGTATGCGGACGTTCCGGCCGAGCGCCCGGTGCCGGTGCCGGAGGTGGCGGCGCAGTGCGCCGCCTGCCATGAGGACCAGGTGGACTCCTGGGTCAAGACGGTGCATCGTCGCACCGCCGGCGCGTCACACCTGGCCGCCGACCGCCAGGGCTGCGGCGGTTGCCACAGCGGCACCGCCGCGCACCTGGAAGACCCGTCGGCTCACCCGCCCTACATGAAGGATATGTCCGGCGACCAGGCCAGCGCCATCTGCCTGTCCTGTCACCAGGGCGGCCAACAGATGCTGTGGCACACCGGCTCCCACGCGAAGCTGCAGAAGGGGTGCCTGACCTGCCACGATCCCCATAACGGCGAGGGGCGGACGATGTTGGCGCGGCCGGAGTCGGAGCTGTGCAATCAATGCCATCCCCAGCAGGTGGCGGAGGGGCGGCTGCCCTCACATCACCCCATTGCCGAGGGCAAGATGACCTGCACCGACTGCCATAACGTGCACGGCGACCAGCGCAACCTTCTGCCGGCGGAATCCAACTCCGAGATGTGCTACCGCTGCCACGCCGAGAAGGCGGGGCCATTCATGGGCGAGCACCCGCCGGTGACCGAGGACTGCACGGTCTGCCACAAGCCGCATGGCTCCCAGAACGACCGCTTGCTGCGGGTGGACGAGCCGATGCTGTGCCTGCAGTGCCATGCCGGCCACCACGACGCCCACCGCAGCCCGCTGGTGGCTGCCGCCGGCGGCGCGGCGGGGCAGGCCGAGGGCATCCGCGGCGTCGAGGCCCTCTATAACCGGTGCACGAGCTGCCACTCCCGGATCCATGGCACCGATCTCCCGTCCGGCACCAACTATCCGACCTTCATGCCGGGCAGCCCGCCCGCCGCCGACCTGCCGCTGGGCACCGCCCGCGGCGTCAACTCCGGCCCCTTCTGGGGCGCCTCCGCCCTGACGGCGCTGGCGCTCAGCGGCGGCGACACCGGCTGGGGCTTCAGCGACCTGGAGCTCGGCAGCATTGACCCCAGCGGCAACCCGACTTACGTGCGCGAGTATGACGGGAAGAACTACGAGTTCCCGCGCGTGAAGCTCGGCCTCGACCAGTACGCCGCCAAGAGCGACTTCCACCTGCGCGTGCTCGATCCCGCCGCCGGCGATGAGACCGCCGAGGCCTACTTCGGTGGCCCCACGGTGAGCGCGAACATCAAGTACAGCGCACTCACCCATCGCGAGCCGCGGTTCAACGACGTCGGCGACGTGAACAGCCCGGTTAACATCGGGGGCCAGCGCGGCGCTCCCCAGCCCGTGAGCTTCAGCGACCTCACCAACGGCAAGGACGACTTTGCGATCGAGCGCAAGGTCACCGACATCAAACTCGCGGCGCGCTGCCCCAAGCTGCGCAGCGTCAAGTGGCTCGCCAGTTACTGGCGCGAGTCGGAGACCGGCGATCAGCAGTTCCTCTTCCTCGACCGCTGCGGCGCGTGCCACAAGGTGCAGACCACCGAGCCCATCAACCGCGTGACTACGCTGGCGACGGGCGGGGCCGAGGTCGGGCTCGGCAAGGGCGCCGTCCGCTACCTGCACACCGAGGGGCAGTTCGAGAACCGGGCGCCGCAGGGCTACTACAACTTCGCCGGCCTGTCCTCCGTGTACAACGGGACGGCGCCGCTGTTCAGCGTATCCGACACCCGCACGCGCATTGACGAGGTAACCGCGACGGCCGCCCCGAGCGACGCCCTTGCCCTCAACGGCCAGTGGCGCAAGCGGGAGCGCGCCAACCTCTACAACGGCACCACCCTTAACATTGACAGCACGGGCGGTGGCGCGAGCTGGCGCCTGACCCCCGACCTGCGCCTGGTGGCGAGCTTCTACTCCAGCGACTTCGACAACGGGGCGCAGGCCCTCAACGACGAGTCGCTGTCGCGCAAGCGCGACACCACCCGCGCCGAGCTGCGCTACGGCGGCCTGCCGTGGACGACCTTGAGCGCCGGGTTCAAGCGCGAGGACGTTGACCGCACCACTGTGCACGAGGCGGTGCCCGCCAACAGCAAGACCGACACCTGGAGCGCGAGCGCCCGGACCAACCTGCCCAGCGGCTTGAGCGTGAACGTGCGCTATCGCAAGGCCACCACCGACCTTGGGCCCAACTTCGACCCGGCGTCGCCGCCCGACATCGCCTACCCGTCGCGGTGGATCGCGCCGCCGACCGACGATAAGATGCTCTCGGCGGTCGCCACCTACAGCCTGACGCCGGAGCTGATGGGCAGCCTCATGTACTCGAAGCTCGACCGCTCCTTCACCGTCAGCGAGCCGCTGCTCGGCGTCCTCCGCGACAGCGGCGACGAGTCCAAGACCACCGGCGGCGAGCTCTTCTACACCGCCGGGCGGCGCACGAAGCTGACTGGCGGCTACTACCAGCAGCAGGGCGACGTGACCAGCGACGTCACCTACGGCGTCGACGACTTCACCTTGCTGCCGCCGGAGGGCCCGGGCACTGAGGAGGGCATCGTCTTTCCGCTGATCGACTCACTGGCGACCTTCAGCTACGACGCCAAGCTCTGGCGACTCAACGCCTCCCACTGGCTGACGCCGCGGCTGCGCCTGTTCGGGCGCTATGACCGCACGCGCAGCGACGGCCGCATTATCGCCAACAACCTCGGGGACTACATTGACCAGGATCCCGATCTCGACGGGCTGGCGTTGACCCTCAACCCGTTCGGCATCACCGTCAGGGACCAGTGGATCGGCGTCGGCTACCTGGTTGACCCCTACACCGAGCTGGCGTTGAGCTTCCAGAAGCGCGAGTGGGAGAACGGCAACGACGCCACCCAGGACGGCTCCTATGACCTGTGGCGCCTGGGGGTGCGCAAGCAGTTCTAACGCGTGCCCTGCGCGGCGCACAGGGAATACGAGCGCGCTGCGGAAAAGGAAAAACAGCACGATCATACGGGCAGGCCGCGCTCCATTGTCCGAGGCGCGGCCTGCCTCGCTTGAGCCATGACCGAAAACGACGAATCGAAGCGGCTCGCCGCCGGTGGCCCGGAGACCCCCGGCGCGCACAGCGCCGGCCCCGAGAAGCGCGCCTCGCCCTGGGCACGGCTGTATTCGGTGGACCTGATGCTATGGGTGCTGGGGCTGCTGATCGCGGTCATGGCCCTGGGCACTATCATTCCACAGCGAGCTCAGGGCGAGGCCTATCAGCGGCTGTTGGGCGCCCCGCTCGGCAAGCTGATCGCCAAGTCGTCGCTGACCGATGTCTTCGGTGCGTGGTGGTTCTGGGCGCTCTTCGCGGTGCTGGCGGCGAGCCTCGTCGCCTGTTCGGTGCAGCGGCTGGGGCGTCTGCTGCGAGTCGGCGGGACGCAAGCGCGGCCGCTGAGTTCGGCGCAGGTGCGTGGGCAGCGCTCGACGGCGACCTGGAATCTGAAGCTGGGGCCGGAGGCCGCCTACGAGCGGCTGACGCAAGTGCTGCAACGGCGGGGCTATCGTGTTCTGCCGGTCGCGGCGGAGGAGTCACAGGAGCGGGCCTTGCGCGCGCGGCGCGGAGGGGCGCGCGCATGGGGCTCGCTGGTGGTGCACGCGGGTGTGGTCATCGTGCTGCTGGGGGCGGCCTACGGGCGCCTGCCGTCGCGCGGCTTCGATCGCGTGGCCCCCATCGCCACCGGCGGGACCTACCAGGTGGAAATGGGCGAGCGCTCGTTCGGCGTCCGCCTGCTCGATGCGGGCACGGAGACCACCCCCACCGGCGAGGCATCGGAGTACTGGGCCAAGACCCAGGTCATCGAGCACGGGAAGGTGGTGCGGGAATACACCATCCGCATGAATCGCCCGCTGCGCCATAACGGAACCAACATCGTCTTGAGCAGCATATCCTCCGCCCCCGGCTACGCGGTGGAGGTGACCAGGGACGGAGAAGTGAGCTACCTGCCGATCGTGGTGGACCGTGCGGGCCGGGTTGACTTCATGAGGAGCGTGAAGCGCATCGGCAATCCCCCCTGGCTGGTGTGGGTGCGCGACTTTCGGCTGGCGCCCGCGGGCGACGGCAGCGAAGCGGCGCCGGCCGCACAGGTGCGGGTGGATGAATCGGGCTCGGTGAGCGCCGACCGGCGTGACCTCGGCTGGGTCGGCGCCGGCGGGCTCGACTACAAGGGCGCCCACTTCGAGTTGGTGTCCGCGGGCGGGGGCACGCAAGTGCAGCTGGGGGTGCACCGCGACCCCGGCGTACCTATCGTCTGGGGCGGGTTCATCCTGATGGTGATGGGCAGCCTGGTTGCGTTTTTCGTCACCCGCCGGGAGTTCGCGGTGATCCTCACTCCGCAGGGCGGGCGGACGATGATAACAGTGGGAGCAAGCGCGATGGGGCTCGGCCCCGGCGCGCAGGACATGGTCAAGGTATTGGGCGTCGAGCTTGACGCCCGCGAGGAGGTGGAGAGCAAGTGAAGAGGACGGCTGGAATTATCGCCATTTGCGTGCTCGCGGCGATCGCGGTCTTGGCTATACCCGCGTTCGGGCGGGAGGGCCTGCCGGGTTATGCGGGCATCAAGGTCTGCAACATGTGCCATCAGCGCACCCATGCGGAGATCGTCAAGGCGCAGCCGGGCACGCCCCACGCGTGCGCCCTGTGGGCCGTCTCCGCCCATGGTGGGGACTTGAAGCTGGTCGGCGATTTCTCCACCGCCCCCGGCTTCAAGCAGGGCGACGTCGCCTATGTCTTGGGCAAGGGAGAGCGCTACCAGGCCTACCTCAGCAAGGACCTCAAGGCGCTGCCGGGCGAGTGGGATGTCCACGATAAGAAGTGGGCGCCGCTCGCGGCCGAGGACGCGCGCAAGTCGTGCTTGGGATGCCACACCACCGGCTATGACGCGGCGGCGGGGCAGTGGAGCGACGCGGGGGTGAGCTGTGAAGCCTGTCACGGCCCCGGCGCCGATCACATGAAGAGCAAGGACAAGCTCGCCTCCATCGTCCGCCCCAAGCAGCTTGCGCCCGAACGGCAGGCGATGACCTGCGGCCGGTGTCACGCCCGCGGCAAGGACGCCGACGGGCTACCGTTTGCCGCTGGGTTCATGCCGGGCGAGGACCTGTCGCAGAAGTTCACCCTCGACGCCGAGACCGAGCTCGGCGCGCGCTATACCCAGTACAACGACCTGGTGCGAAGCAAGCACCTCGCGCAGGGCGTCACCTGCACCACCTGCCACGAGCCCCACGGCGTGGGCGCGCAGGCGCATCAATTGCGCAAGCCGGCCGACGAGTTGTGCGCGGGCTGCCACCCCGCCGCCAATCTGACCGGAGCGCAGCACGCCGCGGCCAAGGACTGCGTACGCTGCCACATGCCCAAGGGCAGCCACCGCTTCGAGAAGCCGCAAGGGTAGCCGCGGCGGCCGGGACGCAGCAGCAGCGAGATGGAAACAACGGAAGGGACACTGGTAAGGCTCGCCTTCGGGCTCTACCTGGGGGCGGCGGTGGTCTATGTGATCTACGCCGCCTCCCAGGCGCGGCGCGTGGGGCAACTCGCCTCCGCGGTCGCGTGGTTGGGCCTGGGAGCCAACACCGCCGCCTTGGTCGCACGGGGGATCCTTGCCGGGCGCGTGCCCTACGTCAGCTTGTACGAGTACCTGCTGGCGTTCGCGTGGGCGGTGGCGGCGGTGTACCTGGTCTTCGAGTGGCGCTACGCGGCAGCGCGGGGCGACCTGCGCCCGGCGGGCAGCCTGGCGCTGCTGATCGCGGTCGGGCTGTTGGGCTACGGGTCGAGCCTGTCGTCGGAGCTCAAGGCGGCCCAGACCCTGATGCCGGTGCTCAAGAGCAACTGGCTCATCTTTCATGTATTCACCGCCGTGGTCGGCTACGGCGCCGCCGCAGTGGCGACGGCGCTGGCGGTGCTGTACCTGGTGCGCAGCCGCTGGCCGGGGCCGGGTTCGTGGCTGCGCCGGGTGCCGGCCCCCGCCGACCTCGACCAGGCGACCTATCGCTGCATCGCCTTCGCCTTCCCCTTCTTGGCCCTGGTCAACATCACCGGCGCGGTCTGGGCCTACGACGCCTGGGGGCGCTACTGGGGGTGGGACCCCAAGGAGACGTGGTCGCTCATCACCTGGTTCATCTACGTCTTCTACCTCCACGCGCGCTTCCGCTCCGGCTGGCGCGGCGCCAGGCTCGCCTGGGTCGCGGTCA encodes the following:
- the hemA gene encoding glutamyl-tRNA reductase; its protein translation is MIHVVGISHRRTPVQRREKVAVAAQALPQMLERARRCLGASECVILSTCNRTEIYFVSRRTDDPRAAALELLVADARVRAAIPAHEVYARCGLEAATHLCEVTAGLDSLILGEHEILAQVKGAFQAARDAGCAGRLLRRLWDHALRAGKRARAETRIASGIFSVGHCAARAAAELFGDPSTDSGQALRGRSLLVIGAGRIAEATAKHLAHQGAAPITVANRTLEHAQAVAERLDGRADTIGNLPALLGAADLVITCTAAPHFILDAEQVRRAMAGRAARPMVVIDVSVPRDVEPRAGAVAGVRLFNLDDLEPVVAENAKAREGEVSAVRGIIAEEVQAFEDWRQRDDIVPLIRSLHRRGDAVRRECLEQIQARMSHLAPEDLEAVERLTGLLVKRLLHAPTAALRAHPNGSRFTMSAAVKELFALSADAAAQPEITTDAGRSVTSTLDHSNTGGCDHVHLDS
- a CDS encoding DmsE family decaheme c-type cytochrome; protein product: MFTWTHSCTARLSAGVRRRLHALHARPWHHLTSLGVLAVVALAWRAYADVPAERPVPVPEVAAQCAACHEDQVDSWVKTVHRRTAGASHLAADRQGCGGCHSGTAAHLEDPSAHPPYMKDMSGDQASAICLSCHQGGQQMLWHTGSHAKLQKGCLTCHDPHNGEGRTMLARPESELCNQCHPQQVAEGRLPSHHPIAEGKMTCTDCHNVHGDQRNLLPAESNSEMCYRCHAEKAGPFMGEHPPVTEDCTVCHKPHGSQNDRLLRVDEPMLCLQCHAGHHDAHRSPLVAAAGGAAGQAEGIRGVEALYNRCTSCHSRIHGTDLPSGTNYPTFMPGSPPAADLPLGTARGVNSGPFWGASALTALALSGGDTGWGFSDLELGSIDPSGNPTYVREYDGKNYEFPRVKLGLDQYAAKSDFHLRVLDPAAGDETAEAYFGGPTVSANIKYSALTHREPRFNDVGDVNSPVNIGGQRGAPQPVSFSDLTNGKDDFAIERKVTDIKLAARCPKLRSVKWLASYWRESETGDQQFLFLDRCGACHKVQTTEPINRVTTLATGGAEVGLGKGAVRYLHTEGQFENRAPQGYYNFAGLSSVYNGTAPLFSVSDTRTRIDEVTATAAPSDALALNGQWRKRERANLYNGTTLNIDSTGGGASWRLTPDLRLVASFYSSDFDNGAQALNDESLSRKRDTTRAELRYGGLPWTTLSAGFKREDVDRTTVHEAVPANSKTDTWSASARTNLPSGLSVNVRYRKATTDLGPNFDPASPPDIAYPSRWIAPPTDDKMLSAVATYSLTPELMGSLMYSKLDRSFTVSEPLLGVLRDSGDESKTTGGELFYTAGRRTKLTGGYYQQQGDVTSDVTYGVDDFTLLPPEGPGTEEGIVFPLIDSLATFSYDAKLWRLNASHWLTPRLRLFGRYDRTRSDGRIIANNLGDYIDQDPDLDGLALTLNPFGITVRDQWIGVGYLVDPYTELALSFQKREWENGNDATQDGSYDLWRLGVRKQF
- a CDS encoding cytochrome c biogenesis protein ResB, which codes for MTENDESKRLAAGGPETPGAHSAGPEKRASPWARLYSVDLMLWVLGLLIAVMALGTIIPQRAQGEAYQRLLGAPLGKLIAKSSLTDVFGAWWFWALFAVLAASLVACSVQRLGRLLRVGGTQARPLSSAQVRGQRSTATWNLKLGPEAAYERLTQVLQRRGYRVLPVAAEESQERALRARRGGARAWGSLVVHAGVVIVLLGAAYGRLPSRGFDRVAPIATGGTYQVEMGERSFGVRLLDAGTETTPTGEASEYWAKTQVIEHGKVVREYTIRMNRPLRHNGTNIVLSSISSAPGYAVEVTRDGEVSYLPIVVDRAGRVDFMRSVKRIGNPPWLVWVRDFRLAPAGDGSEAAPAAQVRVDESGSVSADRRDLGWVGAGGLDYKGAHFELVSAGGGTQVQLGVHRDPGVPIVWGGFILMVMGSLVAFFVTRREFAVILTPQGGRTMITVGASAMGLGPGAQDMVKVLGVELDAREEVESK
- a CDS encoding cytochrome c3 family protein, translated to MKRTAGIIAICVLAAIAVLAIPAFGREGLPGYAGIKVCNMCHQRTHAEIVKAQPGTPHACALWAVSAHGGDLKLVGDFSTAPGFKQGDVAYVLGKGERYQAYLSKDLKALPGEWDVHDKKWAPLAAEDARKSCLGCHTTGYDAAAGQWSDAGVSCEACHGPGADHMKSKDKLASIVRPKQLAPERQAMTCGRCHARGKDADGLPFAAGFMPGEDLSQKFTLDAETELGARYTQYNDLVRSKHLAQGVTCTTCHEPHGVGAQAHQLRKPADELCAGCHPAANLTGAQHAAAKDCVRCHMPKGSHRFEKPQG